A DNA window from Gammaproteobacteria bacterium contains the following coding sequences:
- a CDS encoding pyrimidine/purine nucleoside phosphorylase: protein MSYKNAEIRKQANVYHEGKVTSRTVITGSGEMKTLGVMLPGIYRFSTEAPEVMELTQGRCRVKLAAADDWTEYAAGDHFSVPGNAHFEIEVMELLDYVCHFG from the coding sequence ATGAGCTACAAGAACGCCGAGATCCGCAAGCAGGCCAATGTCTATCATGAGGGCAAGGTCACCAGCCGGACCGTCATCACCGGCAGCGGCGAGATGAAGACCCTCGGTGTGATGCTGCCCGGTATCTACCGGTTCAGCACCGAAGCGCCCGAGGTGATGGAATTGACACAGGGCCGTTGTCGCGTGAAGCTCGCCGCCGCCGACGACTGGACGGAATATGCGGCCGGTGACCACTTCAGCGTGCCCGGCAATGCGCATTTCGAGATCGAGGTGATGGAGCTGCTCGACTACGTCTGTCACTTCGGGTAA